atcatctttattagatagccatcttaaaggcattttgcgcatagccacttctaaaactccagctgacatagatgcgctgtgcaaacagaaaaaatttcagacatctcattaattagattttaagaataagaatatctttatatgctaaggccataattacattaataataatatattaagatttatatgatgttgctttttataaataaataaatataccaaaactgaaggtcattttattttttttttgcccgctacggttatgaaaatgctaaacctggcccttcataaaattatgttggacgggcctgtTCTAGATGGTTTAAGTTGTGGTTAGGTTCAGAGTAGACTTCGCAACTCTTGTTAATCTTCATTAGTTCGTTTGAAACCAAAAACACTAAGATGTGACGCCATTAGCGGAAGATGAGAATTTTATCGATTGCATCATTCTAGATACAATCCAATTTGTTATATTCAAGtaaaattctttgaatattgatacatatatattttacgtttattatttttatttttactctttctgattaacaataatatttataataattttacaaaagaaaaaaaaaaataaaccaattacaataaactattaaataaaGGTGAATTTGGTTACCAGTTAACTTATGAATCAATGGAAGCACCACGTGGCTCTCTTACAAGTGGCGCCTTGACATCTTCATCCTGCACACGTGGGCTAACATCGTCATCAGAGTCAACagctaaaatgaaatttaaataaatgtttttttaagcaagaaaaaaaaactagttATAGGAAAATTAAATAGGACTTACAAGAAAGTGGGAACAAGGAGTTGCGAGATATTGGTATTTGTGCTTCATTTTCGTTTTCAACAAATCTGGATAGTCTAGCTGTTGGACATAAGAATTCTGCAGtgtaaaataacataataacaattaaataaaagtaaaattcaatacaaatattCATAGACCACTAAAATCTCCAGTTATGTTGAAAGTatcaactaaatttttaataaaagcaattgaaaGTAATAACTTTAAGTATGTAGATTATTGTAGTTACGCACAAGCGCCTGGTCGAGGGCCTGGAGCTCTTGGAGGGCCTGGAGGACTTGGAGGGCCTGGAGGACCTGGAGGGCCTGGAGGACCTGGAGGGCCTGGAGGACCTGGAGGAATTGTAGAATTTGACGGTGGTGGTTCCTCGCTGGTACTCTCCCCTGTAAAGTCAATGAAAAGTTCGATACATTGCTtttaaacactaaattttgaaatcaatttaCCTTCTCCTTGCGCATTTGCGGGCGGTGGAAGGACCAAAAGGACCAACACGGCAATAATGGTTAGCAGATAAAGTTTCATAGCTAAACCTGGTTTTCGATTTACTGGAAAGCTTTGATAACCATTCACCAAGCGTGagtctttatatacatttccgTTACAATTTCCACTATAAGTCACTCAATACCGTTACTATAATCAATCATTCGAATGATAAATATGTCATTTCATGAGTTAGAAAATATTGGAATTTCCCAAGAAAGTCATTATGTGTTTTCTTAAAAACTACACTACAGTTGCATTTATAATTGTCCCTAAAAAagtagtataaatatttataatataatatacatatgtatatgagcgttGCCTTGGAAATAAATCTGTGcctaatattttgttaaataaaaacgttttccataccagaacttgagtttgatcgaacagtttgtataGCACAAATGAGCATGTTTTAGAGGAGAAAgaacgtaaaaaaaaattcagaatttcaGGCCCCAATCGGCTCAATTCACCACACTTATTtgtaaaagtatatatgtatgtactttatacggtatccgacgcttccttccGAGTGTTACAACAGTTGTGGCAAACTCATTATACCCTGCTCAGTGTGAAATTGTAcaaagcaacatgttgcgagaatatacaaattattactTGTTATGGcagcaaatatttatacatatttggcATAGACAAATGTTGCTATGCAGTAGCTGGCCGGCATGACAACTGTAAGTGAACTTGCAATCAAGAAGAAGAGCAAAGAGTAAACAAATtgtgtttctttatatttactaACTTATTAACAGATTTAACACAAAAATACGATGCAAGACGGTGATGAGCTTACCAATAATACAAATTTAGTTTGTAAAGTTTGCGGGGAGCGGCAATTTACATTGCGAGAAGGTTTCTTTTACTGCCAAGAATGTGGTACGAAACAGGAACAAGTGCGTGCCGTGGAAGTAGAGCAAGATGAAGATTTTTTAGAAGGGAAACGACAGAAAAAGATAAAACTACAAACATTCAAAGCTGAAAAAcgtaaatatttcgtttaataaacgtcaaatatatacttttaatatctttaatttaCATGTAACAGCAAATCTCACATCCTGGGAATGCTATAATTACATACTGCGTGGACTTGTCAATGATCTGCTATCATTTGGTGCCAAAGAAGAGTTGAAATTAATGACACTTCAGCTGTGGGCAGCTTACCTGCGACGAAATGAAGTGGCATTCTTTAGTAGAAAACGTGTTGAGTTGCCGAAATTAGGCGTACGATATTTGCAGAGGTTAGTACATTGAGTTAAGACTTTAAAGGACAACTAATAATCTCTATTGACATTGTGTGAAACTGATTCACATGTGTATGCAGTTTTTGTATgttcttttcattttaaaagtaattgaaataatatttatatttctcttTCAGAGATGCATCTGCTCTTTATAACCATGCACTACAACGGCGTGCCCTCAAACGAAAACGTCGTAGAACTGACGATTCGGGCACATCCGTGGTAAGCAGTGATTCGGTGAGCACGCGTGAATTTCGCAAAAATCGGCGAAAATTAGATGAGTCCTCTTACAGTCTGCATTCATCCATGAATTCCACCGATGTATCGCAAACTTCACGCTCTTCCGGGAATACTTCAAGCACTGGGACGACAGGTCGTGCTatcaaattacaattttcggcACGTGCTCGAAAACAACTTAAAAAACTGATGCCAGCAAAGCACATTGAAAAACACGCCTTAGATTCGGAGGGAAATTTGAAATGTCACAATGTAAAACCTCTGGCCAGATCAATGAGTCGTGCCGATCATGCGCTACTCACAATGAATACACGACAAATCTTTACCATATTAGCCATAGCGTTGAATTTGATTGGTGATGATATACAATTGTGTGATTTGGTGCGCTTCATAGACGAAGAGCATGTGAGCACAAAAAATGTGTTACCCTACTTTCCGGAGAACATCGCGCCACATTGCAAGAAAATGTTGcaagaaattgaattttataaatttccaaCGAAATACAGTGATAAGGtgtgtaaattaaatatttattttacacgcaatattttgtaattgctttgttattgttgcaggCTTTGCGAGaccatattgagttgctttcaaaatttataaacataaagtCCTACAATCAGCCGGATCTAATAAAACTCACTGAACGTTATGCAACTGAACTAAATCTACCGTCCGATATAACAGCGTATGTAGAGCGTTTGATCAATTTACTGCCACCACAAATGCGTACACGCGTCGATTATGTTTATCCAGCATATGAAGCACGTGCTATGGCTTATATAATATTGGTATTCAAATTGCTATTTGGTCTCGATGGGCACACTGAGAAATTAATATCGCGTGCAGCTAGAAAAACCAATCAGTGCCTACAGAATCTATCTGAAAAAGGGCGTAGCGCAAATGCCAACCTCACACCACCGCCGCTACTATTTGTATGGGAGGATTGGGTAGAGTTCATCGAAATGCGTAAGGTTATAGTTTCGCATTATAACTCGAATTTCTGTCGACAGTTCAAACAATGTCAAAGCACTACACAACTGCTGGAGGAAATGGAAGAGGAGCAGCACACAAAATTGGAACAAGCAGCGCTTACCAACGAAGGCGCGGAAAGTGATTCCAAAGTCACCACCATGCATCGCATATTTCACCAATTTTTGGATGAACTCAATACCGCAAATCCAACAGAACGCGGTGGAACAATAGTATTTCCACCCAGTCTAACACCAGCTCATTCCTATTTCAAGCGCATTTTACTCTATTGTTCCAATGCTGGGGCGAACGCCGCCTTCAAGATACCAGAATTTATGCGTGTCGATCACATGCAACGCACTGTAGCGCCATATGTACACTCAAAGGACTTGAAGGAATATTTTAAGGCGCACAAATGGCAGTTGATGGTACGGCGTTTGGCGTGCACTAAAGAACGCAACTGCGTCGGCATATTTCGACCATCGAACGACAATAAGGATCGTGTTAAGCATGATATTGGCAATAAGAAGGCTGATTTCAATATAAGCGAAGACAAGTGGCTGGCATCCATTGAGGAAGAGGAACTCATTGAGGAGCTAGAATTCAAGACCGAATATGATAACTACGAGAAGAGCTACGTGAAAAAGCTGCAGACAGATGCACTAAAGCGACTGCAAGCTGTGCAAATAACAGCCGTCGGTATACCTGCCAACAATGTAGAAGCTGCCACAATCAATAATCAGGTACATATAAAGATTTATTATATAAAGAGTAgtctaataaaaatatgaattaatgaATGCGTTTCAGGTGCCGCGTATTGTTGATGCTGATCATGAGGACTCTATACCCGATCCACCAGACGAAACGTTGGTGGCAAGCGATGACCTCGACGTATCTGCGCTGCATTCAATTAATGCCTTTAGTGAATGTGATATGGAACCGATCAAAAACTTAGATGAGCCATTAATTTTGCAACCACGCAGGGGACTTAATCAAATACGTCTCTTCGATGGTCTCAGCGACGATGAAGCCGACACGGTAGATGAAAATGAAATCGATAGCAATAATGCTCCCAGTGCAGAAGAGCACACATGCACTTTTCTCACTACGAATATGGATTGTTGGACGCTGTTGGGCTATTCGCATAACCTCAATAGttgtcagaaaaaaattttgcaaaacaaGTTTTCACGTTCATTTTTTTGGTTGCTCGAAACTTGCGCACAGTCCATTAACGTCGATTGGTGCATACTATATGAAGAGCTACTCACACTTGAGCTAATGTTTGCATATGGTATTGAAGATTTGGAATATTTCCAAGATTGCATACGATTTAAGTACAATAATCCAATCAAAGATTTTAATATGATGATCAATTCATATAGAGAGCTGTGGTGAAAAGGATTTTGGTTCTAATTACATACAAGGACCGACCTTTTCACTAACGAGTGTAAGATCTACATATGTAGTCGACATGTGTTTGGAGTTTGTGAACCAACTTTTTTTGACaatagtatattattattttttactttatagataagttagttattgatttttaatcgaaat
The sequence above is drawn from the Bactrocera tryoni isolate S06 chromosome 1, CSIRO_BtryS06_freeze2, whole genome shotgun sequence genome and encodes:
- the LOC120780389 gene encoding uncharacterized protein LOC120780389 isoform X1, translated to MRKEKGRVPARNHHRQILQFLQVLQALQVLQALQVLQALQVLQALQELQALDQALNSYVQQLDYPDLLKTKMKHKYQYLATPCSHFLLLTLMTMLAHVCRMKMSRRHL
- the LOC120780389 gene encoding hibernation-associated plasma protein HP-25-like isoform X2 — encoded protein: MKLYLLTIIAVLVLLVLPPPANAQGEGESTSEEPPPSNSTIPPGPPGPPGPPGPPGPPGPPSPPGPPRAPGPRPGA
- the LOC120780371 gene encoding TATA box-binding protein-associated factor RNA polymerase I subunit B; translation: MQDGDELTNNTNLVCKVCGERQFTLREGFFYCQECGTKQEQVRAVEVEQDEDFLEGKRQKKIKLQTFKAEKPNLTSWECYNYILRGLVNDLLSFGAKEELKLMTLQLWAAYLRRNEVAFFSRKRVELPKLGVRYLQRDASALYNHALQRRALKRKRRRTDDSGTSVVSSDSVSTREFRKNRRKLDESSYSLHSSMNSTDVSQTSRSSGNTSSTGTTGRAIKLQFSARARKQLKKLMPAKHIEKHALDSEGNLKCHNVKPLARSMSRADHALLTMNTRQIFTILAIALNLIGDDIQLCDLVRFIDEEHVSTKNVLPYFPENIAPHCKKMLQEIEFYKFPTKYSDKALRDHIELLSKFINIKSYNQPDLIKLTERYATELNLPSDITAYVERLINLLPPQMRTRVDYVYPAYEARAMAYIILVFKLLFGLDGHTEKLISRAARKTNQCLQNLSEKGRSANANLTPPPLLFVWEDWVEFIEMRKVIVSHYNSNFCRQFKQCQSTTQLLEEMEEEQHTKLEQAALTNEGAESDSKVTTMHRIFHQFLDELNTANPTERGGTIVFPPSLTPAHSYFKRILLYCSNAGANAAFKIPEFMRVDHMQRTVAPYVHSKDLKEYFKAHKWQLMVRRLACTKERNCVGIFRPSNDNKDRVKHDIGNKKADFNISEDKWLASIEEEELIEELEFKTEYDNYEKSYVKKLQTDALKRLQAVQITAVGIPANNVEAATINNQVPRIVDADHEDSIPDPPDETLVASDDLDVSALHSINAFSECDMEPIKNLDEPLILQPRRGLNQIRLFDGLSDDEADTVDENEIDSNNAPSAEEHTCTFLTTNMDCWTLLGYSHNLNSCQKKILQNKFSRSFFWLLETCAQSINVDWCILYEELLTLELMFAYGIEDLEYFQDCIRFKYNNPIKDFNMMINSYRELW